From a region of the Zingiber officinale cultivar Zhangliang chromosome 4B, Zo_v1.1, whole genome shotgun sequence genome:
- the LOC121976133 gene encoding cysteine proteinase 2-like — protein MARRSTLLLLLLAVFSFSSARASLGESDANPIRYVTDRESLHSSLLAVLGRSRDSLRFARFALRYGKSYGSVEEIRTRFAVFAENLALIRSTNRKGLPYRLGINSFADMTWEEFRASRLGAAQNCSATLKRNHQMAEVELPDTKDWRESGIVSPVKDQGHCGSCWTFSTTGALEAAYKQATGKDISLSEQQLVDCGYAFNNFGCNGGLPSQAFEYIKYNGGLDTEESYPYQGVNDLCKFKPENVGVKVRDSINITLGAEDELKYAVGVVRPVSVAFQVVRDFRLYKGGVYSSQTCGKTPMDVNHAVLAVGYGVENGIPYWLIKNSWGEDWGVDGYFKMELGKNMCGVATCASFPILDV, from the exons ATGGCTCGTCGCTccaccctcctcctcctcctcctcgccgtcttctccttctcctcggcACGCGCAAGCCTCGGCGAGTCAGACGCGAACCCGATCCGGTACGTCACTGACCGCGAATCGCTCCACTCGTCTCTCCTTGCCGTACTCGGCCGCTCCCGCGATTCTCTTCGCTTCGCCCGCTTCGCTCTCAG GTATGGGAAGTCATACGGCAGCGTGGAGGAGATACGGACGAGGTTCGCGGTGTTCGCGGAGAACCTGGCGCTGATCCGCTCCACGAACAGGAAGGGGTTGCCGTACCGGCTGGGAATCAACA GTTTCGCGGACATGACCTGGGAGGAGTTCCGCGCGAGCCGGCTCGGGGCGGCGCAGAACTGCTCGGCCACGCTGAAGAGGAACCATCAGATGGCGGAGGTGGAGCTCCCTGACACG AAAGACTGGAGAGAATCAGGCATAGTCAGCCCGGTGAAAGATCAAGGGCACTGCGGATCTTGCTGGACCTTCAG CACGACCGGTGCACTGGAAGCGGCCTACAAGCAGGCCACAGGAAAGGACATCTCCCTCTCGGAGCAGCAACTGGTCGACTGTGGTTATGCTTTCAATAACTTCGGCTGCAACGGAGGGTTGCCTTCCCAGGCCTTCGAGTACATCAAATACAACGGAGGCTTGGATACCGAGGAATCTTATCCCTACCAAGGCGTTAATGACCTCTGTAAATTCAAACCTGAAAACGTAGGCGTAAAAGTTCGCGACTCTATCAATATCACTCTG GGTGCCGAGGATGAGCTGAAGTATGCTGTGGGAGTGGTTCGACCGGTCAGTGTTGCTTTCCAGGTGGTGCGTGATTTCAGGCTCTACAAGGGAGGAGTCTACTCCAGCCAAACCTGTGGCAAAACTCCCATG GATGTGAACCATGCTGTTCTAGCTGTTGGTTACGGGGTGGAGAACGGCATCCCGTATTGGCTCATCAAGAACTCGTGGGGAGAAGAT